From Pyrenophora tritici-repentis strain M4 chromosome 1, whole genome shotgun sequence, the proteins below share one genomic window:
- a CDS encoding ProP, Permease major facilitator superfamily — MSDSMSIRREEDPAFWAPGTVTLEQVNSVTSGELMLHPEPSSDPDDPLNWSTMRKLINFSMVGSFVLWTFVQLQVGPTAWGPMMSQLHLSIDQLNQGNAMVATGLAVGCILFVPFVHKYGRRPLYVMSSAMQLASVIWQAKTNTYGDLMGASTISGLGGAVGEAIVQITIADVFFVHQHGTMNAWYLIFTSVGATLGPVASGFIVQNQGWRWTWWYCTIFLSINLFLVIFFFEESKYVPVIQGHSVHHTTTETETPKNDRADDFELDKKARREQHASELQRLESRIDPTLPRKTYRQRMALYTKSEGTIIHHFYQPVIILFTFPAATYAALTYGMLLACLALMSSMSATYMLQPPYNFGPSGVGLINLAPFTGSAIGFFVGGPMNDLSIKYLAKRNKGIYEPEMRLWVGLAAAILLPAGLIIFGVGLQKGMHYMVICVGFALFGFCFVFASGVALSYTTDCYQEILGDVMIGVTFVRNVFSVVILFALTPWIKRNGIQNVCLITAGVCFVVLLFPVPLLIWGKRIRIATAQKYRHMALLQPSHRTVEN, encoded by the exons ATGAGCGATAGCATGAGCATTCGCAGGGAGGAGGACCCGGCCTTCTGGGCGCCGGGTACTGTTACACTGGAGCAGG TCAACTCAGTGACATCAGGAGAGCTGATGCTCCACCCGGAGCCCAGCTCCGACCCCGACGACCCGTTGAACTGGAGCACGATGCGAAAGCTGATCAACTTTTCCATGGTCGGATCCTTCGTTCTCTGGACTTTTGTCCAGCTCCAGGTCGGACCAACAGCATGGGGACCCATGATGTCGCAACTTCATCTCTCAATCGACCAACTGAACCAGGGCAACGCCATGGTGGCTACCGGACTCGCTGTCGGCTGCATTTTGTTTGTGCCCTTTGTGCACAAGTACGGAAGACGCCCTCTCTATGTCATGAGCTCAGCGATGCAGTTGGCTTCAGTCATCTGGCAAGCCAAGACAAACACCTACGGCGATCTGATGGGTGCCAGCACCATTAGCGGACTTGGAGGAGCTGTGGGTGAGGCCATTGTCCAAATCACCATCGCCGACGTCTTCTTCGTACACCAGCATGGAACCATGAACGCATGGTACCTGATCTTTACATCTGTGGGTGCTACTCTCGGACCGGTCGCCTCCGGCTTCATTGTGCAGAACCAAGGCTGGAGATGGACTTGGTGGTATTGCACCATCTTCCTGTCCATCAATCTTTTCCTggtcatcttcttcttcgaaGAGTCCAAGTACGTGCCTGTAATCCAGGGTCATAGCGTGCACCACACGACTACTGAAACAGAGACACCGAAGAATGACCGCGCCGACGATTTTGAGCTAGACAAGAAAGCCCGCCGCGAGCAGCACGCTAGCGAACTCCAAAGACTCGAGTCTAGAATCGACCCGACTCTGCCTAGGAAGACGTACCGCCAGCGCATGGCCCTTTACACAAAGTCTGAAGGCACAATCATCCACCATTTCTACCAGCCAGTTATCATCTTGTTCACATTTCCAGCAGCTACCTACGCAGCGTTGACTTATGGTATGCTTTTGGCATGTCTGGCTCTGATGAGTTCGATGAGTGCCACCTACATGCTTCAGCCACCTTACAATTTCGGACCATCCGGCGTTGGACTCATCAACCTTGCCCCTTTCACTGGTTCGGCTATCGGATTCTTTGTCGGCGGTCCTATGAACGACTTGTCCATCAAGTATCTTGCAAAGCGCAACAAGGGTATTTACGAGCCTGAGATGCGATTATGGGTAGGCCTTGCAGCAGCAATTCTGCTACCGGCCGGTCTCATCATTTTCGGCGTTGGTCTGCAAAAG GGCATGCATTACATGGTTATTTGCGTCGGCTTTGCCCTCTTTGGCTTCTGCTTCGTTTTCGCCAGCGGTGTCGCTCTCTCTTACACAACGGATTGCTACCAGGAGATTCTCGGTGATGTGATGATTGGAGTCACTTTTGTGCGAAACGTCTTCTCCGTCGTCATCCTCTTCGCGCTCACCCCATGGATCAAGAGGAATGGCATTCAGAATGTGTGTCTTATAACGGCAGGCGTTTGCTTTGTAGTCCTTTTATTTCCCGTTCCCTTGCTCATCTGGGGCAAGCGCATTCGCATCGCAACGGCGCAAAAGTACAGGCACATGGCGCTTCTTCAGCCATCTCATCGAACTGTAGAGAACTAG
- a CDS encoding DUF3824 multi-domain protein: protein MAVPDNGPVIVGVTWWLTIACGGFLGTRIYAKLSRKQGLWWDDHILIVSWVLLLAQCVMTQAGQLMGFGKRTSDIPVENLVTIALGSSIAASISCFASTLSKISFGVTLLRLTTGYVRAFVWFCIITLFLIMIPSSMSTWIACRPAAKAWNSSIEGTCWDPSRTVNYGIFNAAWCAAADFALALLPWYLIWGLQLRLREKIGVGIAMSMGVLSGVCAIAKGVYVIQLRQQDFSYNGKELTIWTTVETATAIIAASIPVLRVFLKETISSYRPHTHSTACSIPLSRLHQSQHSTTTTSVHASSAHKKESRWTIMQDNDSSSQRGILDEEMGLRSPGRTLHSRGGDDLGIMQTSTVTVTIESDAVPASKERSFFDFSR, encoded by the exons ATGGCCGTGCCTGACAATGGGCCAGTGATTGTTGGTGTGACTTGGTGGTTGACCATTGCTTGTGGTGGATTTTTGGGAACGAGGATATATGCGAAATTGAGTCGCAAGCAAGGCCTTTGGTGGGATGACCATATCCTAATAGTATCATGG GTCCTCCTCCTTGCCCAATGTGTCATGACCCAAGCAGGACAATTAATGGGCTTCGGAAAACGCACCTCTGATATTCCAGTCGAGAACCTCGTCACCATTGCCTTGGGCAGCTCCATTGCAGCCTCGATTTCTTGCTTCGCCTCAACACTTTCCAAAATCTCTTTCGGTGTTACTCTCCTCCGACTTACCACCGGCTACGTGCGCGCATTTGTGTGGTTCTGCATAATCACACTATTCCTTATCATGATACCCAGCTCAATGAGCACTTGGATCGCATGCAGGCCCGCTGCGAAAGCGTGGAATAGTTCCATTGAAGGAACATGTTGGGATCCGAGTCGAACAGTCAACTATGGCATTTTCAACGCTGCTTGGTGTGCCGCGGCTGACTTTGCGCTTGCCCTATTGCCATGGTACCTAATTTGGGGTTTACAACTGCGACTACGTGAGAAGATTGGCGTGGGTATTGCCATGAGTATGGGTGTTCT CTCGGGCGTTTGCGCAATCGCAAAAGGTGTCTACGTAATCCAACTCCGTCAACAAGACTTCTCCTACAATGGCAAAGAACTCACAATATGGACCACCGTCGAAACCGCCACCGCCATAATCGCAGCCTCCATCCCCGTCCTCCGCGTCTTCCTCAAAGAAACAATCTCCTCCTACCGCCCCCACACGCACTCCACCGCCTGCAGCATCCCCTTATCACGCCTACACCAGAGCCAAcactccaccaccaccacaagCGTACATGCCTCGAGCGCACACAAAAAAGAATCCAGGTGGACTATAATGCAGGACAATGACAGTTCCAGCCAACGCGGCATTCTGGACGAGGAAATGGGCCTTAGAAGTCCAGGGCGAACATTACATTCACGGGGAGGTGATGATTTGGGAATCATGCAGACGAGTACTGTTACCGTTACTATTGAAAGCGATGCCGTGCCCGCGAGTAAAGAACGTTCTTTCTTCGATTTCTCCCGGTAG
- a CDS encoding Amidase domain containing protein, protein MASTSSWETKVAAKQQAAREKIPKDWLLPASVTDALQFPLSEHATNTFEIPRKSGVMTDKELDITEKYTVTELLTLLAKGDLSALEVTVAFSKRAALAQQLLSCLTETYFTEAQERARFLDNERAQGRIVGPLHGLPVSVKDGFKIKGSASTIGYVSFLDHPNDTENSPLVDILLDLGAVIYVKTNLPQTLMTADSENNVFGRTLNPHNTTLTAGGSSGGEGALVGFRGSPLGIGTDIAGSIRIPALCCGTYGFKPTTARVPDGGQQNPSLPGNIFFNPSAGPLANDMPALDLLCKSVMSVRPALYDPTALDIPWRELPKPAPKLRLGLVAEDPAFPLHPPVKRALASAAKALAVQGHEIVPISADQAQVADSLAVAFGFFMLDHTGMEFLHDGHEPTVRSVEQSMGAYHNFKSTFLDDIAAIPQGTMQHIAALNVKRELIQDNWRKIWKNQRLDAVIGPSAQNTAIPHDTYGLPPYTLFLNVLDYPAAVLPFGKADATLDAQPLVMRPGQNGPDYHPKASHGAPLSVQVFTNKMRDEECLQVAAVVDECLKAVQ, encoded by the exons ATGGCGTCTACTTCTTCCTGGGAGACGAAAGTTGCGGCGAAGCAGCAGGCTGCTCGCGAAAAGATACCAAAGGACTGGCTCCTTCCAGCCTCGGTTACCGATGCTCTACAGTTTCCCTTGTCCGAGCATGCCACCAATACCTTCGAGATACCGCGCAAGTCGGGTGTCATGACCGACAAGGAACTAGACATTACGGAGAAATATACTGTCACTGAACTTCTCACGCTTTTGGCAAAGGGCGACTTGTCGGCCCTCGAGGTCACGGTGGCGTTTTCTAAACGTGCGGCTCTAGCACAGCAACTC CTGTCATGCCTTACGGAAACGTACTTTACCGAAGCACAGGAACGGGCCCGCTTTCTTGATAACGAACGTGCCCAGGGACGTATCGTAGGTCCACTCCATGGCTTGCCTGTCAGTGTCAAGGACGGGTTCAAGATCAAGGGCTCGGCGTCTACCATTGGATATGTCTCATTTCTAGACCATCCCAATGACACTGAGAACTCACCACTCGTCGACATTCTGCTTGACTTGGGAGCGGTCATCTATGTCAAGACCAACCTTCCCCAAACGTTGATG ACGGCTGACTCGGAGAACAACGTCTTTGGTCGCACACTGAACCCGCACAACACCACGCTTACAGCGGGAGGTTCGAGCGGTGGCGAAGGCGCCCTTGTTGGCTTCCGAGGATCACCGCTGGGTATCGGAACAGACATCGCAGGCTCTATCCGTATTCCAGCACTCTGCTGCGGCACATATGGTTTCAAGCCGACAACCGCACGTGTACCTGACGGAGGTCAGCAGAACCCTTCACTCCCTGGCAACATCTTCTTCAACCCGTCAGCCGGGCCGCTAGCAAATGACATGCCTGCTCTGGACCTCCTTTGCAAATCCGTCATGTCGGTCAGACCAGCCCTCTACGACCCCACTGCGCTGGACATCCCCTGGCGAGAATTACCGAAGCCAGCACCGAAGCTTAGACTGGGGCTCGTGGCCGAGGACCCTGCGTTCCCGTTGCACCCACCAGTCAAGCGCGCACTAGCCTCAGCAGCCAAAGCTCTCGCAGTCCAGGGCCACGAGATCGTCCCCATCTCCGCCGACCAAGCCCAAGTCGCCGATAGTTTGGCAGTAGCCTTTGGCTTCTTCATGCTCGACCACACAGGCATGGAGTTCCTACACGACGGCCACGAGCCCACCGTCCGCTCAGTCGAGCAATCCATGGGCGCATACCACAACTTCAAATCCACCTTCCTCGACGACATCGCCGCAATCCCTCAAGGCACTATGCAACACATTGCCGCGCTAAACGTAAAGCGCGAGCTAATCCAAGACAACTGGCGTAAAATCTGGAAAAACCAAAGACTCGACGCCGTCATCGGGCCTTCAGCTCAGAACACGGCCATTCCTCATGACACGTATGGTCTCCCACCTTACACTCTGTTTCTCAATGTCCTCGATTACCCTGCTGCTGTGCTGCCGTTTGGCAAGGCTGACGCTACGCTTGACGCCCAACCCTTGGTTATGAGACCGGGACAGAATGGGCCGGATTATCATCCCAAGGCTAGCCATGGTGCGCCGCTTTCCGTACAGGTTTTTACGAATAAGATGCGTGATGAGGAGTGTTTGCAGGTTGCGGCTGTGGTGGATGAGTGTTTGAAGGCTGTGCAGTAG